The genomic stretch ATGCGGTATCTGGAGACCTACGGCCGGATCACCGTCGAACAGTTTGCAAGGGTAGCCAATATCTCGAGAAAGACTGCTTCACGAACCCTCGTCATCCTGACTCGGGCGGAGATACTGATGCTCCACCCGACCGAGCGGCAGGACTACTTCACGGTCGCCGATCGTGCGTAACCTTGTGTCGCGGTGACCACCTTTGGTCTCTCTTTTTGAGATCGCCGGGCTTGAACTAATTCGAGTGGCAAGTGTTAACTTTCTGAGTCCGTTGTTAGCGCCGTTATTGCCCCACCACCCATGCCCGTCGTAGACGTCATTCCGCTGCACGAAACAGCGAGAGAACGGTACCTCAACTACGCATTATCCGTTATTACGAGTCGGGCTCTGCCCGATATTCGCGATGGCCTGAAGCCTGTCCAGCGGCGAATTCTCTACGCGATGTTCGCCAACCTGCGGCTCTACCCGGATGGGCGGCATCGCAAGAGCGCGACCGTCGTGGGTGAGGTGATGGGCAAGTACCACCCGCACGGCGACACCGCGATCTACGACGCCATGGTTCGGATGGCACAGGATTTCTCGCTGCGGGCACCCCTTGTTGACGGCCAGGGTAACTTTGGCTCGCTTGACGGTGACCGCGCCGCTGCAATGCGATACACCGAGGCGAAGCTTCGACCCCTCGCGATGCGACTGCTGGACGAGATCCGGCGGCAGACAGTAAACTTTCGGCCGAGTTTCGACGGCACGCTCAACGAGCCGGTTGTCCTGCCGGCGCAGTTCCCGAATCTGCTCGTGAATGGAGCAACGGGCATCGCGGTCGGAATGGCGACCAACATCCCGCCTCATAATCTGGGAGAAGTCGTCGCCGCGGCGATCCACCTGATCGGAAAGCCGGAGGCGCGCATCAGCACCCTCGTCGACAAATATATTTCCGGCCCCGATTTTCCGACCGGTGGGCGGATACTGAATGACCGCGAATCGCTGGTTAGGGTCTATGAAAGCGGGGAGGGTCCGATAGAGATCCGGGGCGAGTACAAGATGGAGGGTAAGACCCGAATCATCATTCACTCGGTGCCCTACGGAAACACAAAGGCCAGCCTGATCGAATCCATCGCCGAGCGAATCCTCAAGGGCAGTGTCCCACAGATCGTAGATATTCGTGACGAGTCGACGGATGAAGTGCGCATTGTTCTCGAGCTGAAGAGAGGTGCCAATCCCGACGCCGCCATGGCCTATCTGTTCAAGAGGACATCGCTGCAGACCCGTTTCCATGTGAACATGACGTGCCTCCTCCCGAATGCAGGCACTGACGTATGCACGCCCTCCAGGGTGAACCTGCGGACTGTTCTGCAAGAGTTTCTGGCGTTTCGGCTGGACGTGGTTACACGGCGACTCGAATTCGAACTGTCGCAGCTTGAAAAGCGAATTCACATTCTGCAAGGCTTCGAGAAGGTTTTCGACGCCCTTGACGAAGCGATCCGACTTATCCGATCAGCCGAGAACAAGGCGGATGCTGCGCAGCGACTTATGCATCGATTCCAGCTTGACGATGTGCAGGCGGAAGCCGTCCTCGAGATCAAGCTGTACAAGCTTTCCAGGATGGAAATCGGTGCGATTCGCGATGAACTCAAAGATAAGGAGAAGCTTGCCGCAGACATCCGCAAGCTGCTGGGAGATGAGGATGCGCGATGGCGCCTGGTGAAGAAAGAGCTGAAGGCGATCAAGAAGGAATTCGAGACTGCGCGAAAGACAACAATCGGCGGGCCCGACGACCAGCATGAGTACTCGGAAGAAGACTATATCGTCGATGAGGACTATGCAGTGATCGTGACGCGAGACGGGTGGGTGAAGCGACAGCGCTCGTACACCGATCTGGAAAGTATACGGGTCCGGGAAGGCGACGAAATTGGCTGGGTCCTTCCCGGTTCGACGCGGGCGGCGGTCTGCATTCTCACAAGTTTCGGTCGCGCGTACACGACGCGCATCGACCAACTGCCCAGCACAACCGGTCACGGAGCGCCCATCCAGAAGTTGTTCGAATTCAGGGACAAAGAACAGGTTGTTGGCGTCGTGTCGCTCGACGAGCGTGTACTGCCCGACGTGTCCATCGAGCCCGACGCGGAACCCGAGTTGTTTGAGGACGATGATCCGGATGGCGACACGACCGGACCACACATCGTGGCAGTATCGTCTGCAGGACTATCTGTGCGGATTCCAGTTGACTCTTACAGCGAGCCGTCAACAAAGAACGGCCGTCTGTTCATGCGGCTTGCCAAGCGTGACGTTGTGGTCGGTGCTGAAATCTCCGGCGGAGACGAAAACGTGTGCCTGGCCTCGCGCAACGGAAATGTGCTGATTTTTCCTGTGAATCAGATTTCGACGGTCAAGACGGCGGCTAAGGGCGTGATCGCGATGCGGCTTTCGAAGGGGGATCACGTGGTCGGATATCGGCTGGCCAGTGCGGCGCGGCAGGGCCTTGAGGTCGAGACGTCGCGCGGTCGCCGCGAGGTAGTGAGAACAACAAAATTCAGTGTCGCGAATCGCGGCAACAAAGGTCGATCCATCATCAAACGAGGTGGGATCAGTCGTGTTTTGCACGAGCCCATCGAAGTAAGGCTGAACGGCAAGAACAAACAATAGCACGTAGAATCGCGGCGCGCAGATCCCATGGCGGAGGTTTTGGCAAAGACATACACCGGCAAAGACATCCAGGTCCTTGAAGGTCTGGAGCCGGTTCGGAAACGTCCGGGCATGTACATCGGAGGTACAGGCAAGCCGGGGCTTCACCATCTGTTG from Rhodothermales bacterium encodes the following:
- a CDS encoding DNA topoisomerase IV subunit A, whose amino-acid sequence is MPVVDVIPLHETARERYLNYALSVITSRALPDIRDGLKPVQRRILYAMFANLRLYPDGRHRKSATVVGEVMGKYHPHGDTAIYDAMVRMAQDFSLRAPLVDGQGNFGSLDGDRAAAMRYTEAKLRPLAMRLLDEIRRQTVNFRPSFDGTLNEPVVLPAQFPNLLVNGATGIAVGMATNIPPHNLGEVVAAAIHLIGKPEARISTLVDKYISGPDFPTGGRILNDRESLVRVYESGEGPIEIRGEYKMEGKTRIIIHSVPYGNTKASLIESIAERILKGSVPQIVDIRDESTDEVRIVLELKRGANPDAAMAYLFKRTSLQTRFHVNMTCLLPNAGTDVCTPSRVNLRTVLQEFLAFRLDVVTRRLEFELSQLEKRIHILQGFEKVFDALDEAIRLIRSAENKADAAQRLMHRFQLDDVQAEAVLEIKLYKLSRMEIGAIRDELKDKEKLAADIRKLLGDEDARWRLVKKELKAIKKEFETARKTTIGGPDDQHEYSEEDYIVDEDYAVIVTRDGWVKRQRSYTDLESIRVREGDEIGWVLPGSTRAAVCILTSFGRAYTTRIDQLPSTTGHGAPIQKLFEFRDKEQVVGVVSLDERVLPDVSIEPDAEPELFEDDDPDGDTTGPHIVAVSSAGLSVRIPVDSYSEPSTKNGRLFMRLAKRDVVVGAEISGGDENVCLASRNGNVLIFPVNQISTVKTAAKGVIAMRLSKGDHVVGYRLASAARQGLEVETSRGRREVVRTTKFSVANRGNKGRSIIKRGGISRVLHEPIEVRLNGKNKQ